A genomic window from Salvia splendens isolate huo1 chromosome 11, SspV2, whole genome shotgun sequence includes:
- the LOC121755582 gene encoding uncharacterized protein LOC121755582 isoform X1 — protein sequence MRSRSHRLPIAEPRHDDWVDGSWTVDCVCGVTFDDGEEMVDCDECGVWVHTRCSRYVKSEKSFACDKCKSKSSGGGGSSGVRNESEETEVAEFLVELPTKTLSMENPNPPAVASGRPFRLWADIPMEERVHVQGVPGGEPALFSGIGMSSVFGPQLWKSTGYVPKKFNLRYTEFPLLGQGKVDEKEYEEMDTTNGEKNANKSDNGARVLFSLLKKHDGTSPAPVVDSVSVKGGIVDRGVCQETEAPRQKKKLAGDKPHSAPELSIKKKNSVTVILHSGKRKKEELRTKDQNVKKKVRATDKEGDFKKQNVHGSKAASTFSRDGKHLEFSQGRSCKAVSDDLQCGKDLGDQPLDRLGECATNLASNEHGLEATPKNDVSRGEMLRVGYKGAQVPLESENVSKMCNGVESLTEVNGPRSLIVNEERCQAGTGSVGTGSSGKEPVVAHVRIAAADAKESEHGQDLDIDEANSQPIKKLKIESDADDHRDQLVESLHLNYVKLDAAAEASTQSPGLSVNVVTGEGKVVGMSTVNTEATEAKVLEASRSHIVGRSKTNKPDGSAEGTLHPKREHSGSEGSIGARKRSSGLKPSSEVADELLKSNGTSRSHSTASYQRKAGVSVLRSTSSGIVSKSSENYMALTAQNSSVHIRHELSDSSQGTMKDNASADKVEHVEKCGRPKKLLKEPSRSGPLAKISETKKMSNSFDSKKASDLKDHSLHSSSKVPLGSNVASSHVAGECASLPSVEGASNKAVASAVSGKGEKSYQTGCNPPSKGHVISMTSSASSNIPATLSDEELALLLHQELNSSPRVPRVPRMRHAGSLPQLTGPNATSVLMKRTSSGGKDQGMASRRRTKDFSGDGSHAPLEAVNEVKKLERKPTSQDNRRHNSSYSVDQLSRKEVDGALVKSVPSMKKTNANSSMSSSVDANGHNVSNRPSSRSAADDDRQMVSRQTNRTLPGLIAEIMSEGKRMTYEELCNAVLPHWPHLRKHNGERYAYSSHSQAVLDCLRNRSEWARLVDRGPKTSVSRKRGKLDTDSLSMESEDNEDQMVKTSKDAGSKSFESHQEDFPKGKRKARKRRRLALQGRGVVRRRRRAGVVSDDESESFSYSSEDSMSSEEEIQGGGTSVVGSEVSASSDEGR from the exons ATGAGGAGCCGTTCGCATCGGCTTCCGATTGCGGAGCCCCGCCACGACGACTGGGTGGACGGGTCATGGACGGTGGACTGCGTCTGCGGCGTGACTTTCGACGACGGCGAGGAGATGGTTGATTGCGATGAGTGCGGGGTGTGGGTGCACACGCGCTGCTCGCGCTACGTCAAGAGCGAGAAATCGTTTGCCTGTGACAAGTGCAAGAGCAAGAGCAGCGGCGGAGGTGGCAGCAGCGGGGTTAGGAATGAGAGCGAGGAGACAGAGGTAGCGGAGTTTTTAGTTGAGTTACCGACCAAGACGCTGAGTATGGAAAATCCGAATCCACCAGCGGTAGCATCGGGTAGGCCTTTTAGGCTTTGGGCTGATATTCCCATGGAAGAGAGGGTTCACGTGCAAGGGGTGCCCGGTGGGGAACCTGCTTTATTTTCTGGGATTGGTATGTCTTCAGTTTTTGGACCTCAGTTGTGGAAGTCTACTGGTTATGTTCCTAAGAAGTTTAACCTTAGGTATACTGAGTTTCCTCTCTTGGGTCAGGGAAAGGTTGATGAGAAGGAATACGAAGAGATGGATACGACAAATGGTGAAAAGAATGCCAACAAATCTGATAATGGTGCTCGGGTTTTATTCTCTTTGTTGAAGAAACACGACGGTACTTCGCCTGCCCCAGTGGTAGATTCTGTTAGCGTAAAAGGGGGGATTGTTGACAGGGGTGTGTGTCAGGAAACAGAGGCACCTAGACAGAAGAAGAAGTTAGCTGGTGACAAACCACATTCTGCCCCTGAGTTGAGCATAAAGAAGAAAAATTCGGTGACCGTTATATTGCATTCTGGAAAGCGCAAAAAAGAGGAACTGAGAACAAAGGAtcaaaatgtaaagaaaaaggTTAGGGCTACTGATAAAGAGGGTGATTTTAAAAAGCAGAATGTTCATGGCTCGAAAGCAG CTTCAACATTCTCAAGAGATGGAAAACATCTTGAGTTTTCTCAAGGCAGAAGCTGCAAGGCTGTCAGTGATGATCTTCAATGTGGCAAAGATCTTGGCGATCAACCATTGGATCGTCTTGGTGAATGTGCTACCAACTTAGCATCAAATGAGCATGGTCTAGAGGCCACCCCTAAAAATGATGTTTCAAGGGGTGAAATGTTACGGGTTGGCTATAAAGGGGCTCAAGTTCCTCTGGAATCAGAGAATGTCTCCAAGATGTGTAACGGTGTGGAATCTTTAACTGAAGTGAATGGTCCCAGGAGCTTAATTGTAAATGAAGAG AGATGTCAAGCTGGTACTGGAAGTGTAGGAACTGGCTCATCTGGAAAGGAGCCTGTTGTTGCACATGTTAGAATTGCTGCTGCAGATGCTAAAGAAAGTGAACACGGTCAAGATTTAGACATTGACGAGGCCAACTCACAGCCAATTAAGAAACTGAAAATTGAGTCAGATGCCGATGATCACAGGGACCAGTTGGTTGAGTCTCTACATTTGAATTACGTAAAATTAGATGCGGCCGCCGAAGCCTCAACTCAATCTCCTGGATTGTCTGTTAATGTTGTTACCGGGGAAGGAAAAGTGGTTGGGATGTCTACTGTAAACACAGAAGCAACTGAAGCTAAGGTCCTTGAAGCTAGCAGGAGCCATATCGTTGGCCGTTCTAAAACGAATAAACCTGATGGCTCAGCTGAAGGTACCCTTCATCCCAAGAGAGAACATTCAGGATCAGAAGGTTCTATTGGAGCAAGAAAAAGGTCATCAGGGCTTAAACCGAGCTCGGAAGTGGCTGATGAATTACTCAAATCAAATGGCACATCGAGAAGTCATTCAACAGCTTCATATCAGCGTAAAGCAGGAGTTTCTGTATTGAGATCCACTTCTTCCGGTATCGTGTCCAAATCATCTGAAAATTACATGGCCTTAACTGCTCAAAATTCCTCTGTTCATATCAGACATGAGTTGTCTGATAGCAGTCAGGGAACTATGAAAGACAATGCTTCAGCTGATAAAGTTGAGCATGTAGAAAAATGTGGGAGGCCAAAGAAATTACTTAAAGAACCTTCAAGATCAGGCCCTCTGGCAAAAATATCAGAGACCAAGAAAATGTCCAACTCATTTGATTCAAAAAAGGCATCAGATTTGAAGGATCACAGTCTTCATTCTTCTTCTAAAGTACCATTGGGCTCAAATGTTGCATCCAGTCATGTTGCTGGTGAGTGTGCTAGTCTGCCATCAGTGGAGGGTGCATCCAATAAAGCGGTAGCTTCAGCTGTTTCTGGAAAAGGTGAAAAGTCTTATCAGACAGGTTGTAACCCGCCATCTAAAGGACATGTAATTTCAATGACCTCTTCAGCATCATCAAATATTCCCGCTACCTTGAGTGATGAAGAG CTTGCTTTACTTTTACATCAAGAACTGAATAGTTCTCCAAGAGTTCCTCGGGTGCCACGCATGCGTCATGCTGGAAGTTTACCTCAGTTAACAGGTCCAAATGCTACTAGTGTACTGATGAAGAGAACTTCTAGTGGTGGAAAAGATCAGGGCATG GCTTCTAGGAGGAGGACCAAGGACTTTTCTGGAGATGGATCGCACGCTCCTCTGGAAGCTGTCAACGAAGTTAAAAAGTTGGAGAGAAAACCTACTTCGCAGGATAACAGGAGGCATAATTCCAGTTACAGTGTAGATCAGCTTTCAAGAAAAGAAGTAGATGGTGCTCTAGTGAAAAGTGTGCCATCAATGAAGAAGACAAACGCGAACAGCTCCATGTCATCATCAGTGGATGCTAATGGCCACAATGTATCTAATCGCCCATCATCAAGGAGTGCTGCTGATGATGATCGGCAGATGGTTAGTCGTCAGACAAATCGTACTTTGCCTG GTTTGATTGCTGAGATTATGAGTGAAGGAAAACGCATGACTTACGAAGAACTGTGTAATGCTGTTCTGCCG CATTGGCCTCACCTAAGGAAACATAATGGAGAGCGCTATGCATATTCAAGCCACTCACAGGCCGTACTTGATTGTTTGAGGAACCGAAGTGAATGGGCTCGTCTAGTTGACCGTGGGCCAAAG ACTAGTGTGAGTAGAAAGCGAGGCAAACTTGATACTGATTCCCTGAGCATGGAGTCCGAGGATAATGAAGATCAGATGGTAAAAACTTCAAAAGATGCTGGGAGTAAGAGTTTTGAATCTCACCAAGAAGACTTTCCCAAAGGAAAGCGGAAAGCCAGAAAACGCAGGCGACTTGCTTTGCAGGGAAGAGGTGTTGTCAGGAGGCGGCGTAGAGCTGGTGTTGTTAGTGATGATGAAAGTGaatcattttcttattctaGTGAAGATAGTATGTCCAGCGAAGAAGAAATACAGGGTGGTGGGACATCTGTAGTTGGCAGCGAGGTCTCAGCTAGTTCGGATGAGGGGCGGTAA
- the LOC121755582 gene encoding uncharacterized protein LOC121755582 isoform X2, with the protein MDTTNGEKNANKSDNGARVLFSLLKKHDGTSPAPVVDSVSVKGGIVDRGVCQETEAPRQKKKLAGDKPHSAPELSIKKKNSVTVILHSGKRKKEELRTKDQNVKKKVRATDKEGDFKKQNVHGSKAASTFSRDGKHLEFSQGRSCKAVSDDLQCGKDLGDQPLDRLGECATNLASNEHGLEATPKNDVSRGEMLRVGYKGAQVPLESENVSKMCNGVESLTEVNGPRSLIVNEERCQAGTGSVGTGSSGKEPVVAHVRIAAADAKESEHGQDLDIDEANSQPIKKLKIESDADDHRDQLVESLHLNYVKLDAAAEASTQSPGLSVNVVTGEGKVVGMSTVNTEATEAKVLEASRSHIVGRSKTNKPDGSAEGTLHPKREHSGSEGSIGARKRSSGLKPSSEVADELLKSNGTSRSHSTASYQRKAGVSVLRSTSSGIVSKSSENYMALTAQNSSVHIRHELSDSSQGTMKDNASADKVEHVEKCGRPKKLLKEPSRSGPLAKISETKKMSNSFDSKKASDLKDHSLHSSSKVPLGSNVASSHVAGECASLPSVEGASNKAVASAVSGKGEKSYQTGCNPPSKGHVISMTSSASSNIPATLSDEELALLLHQELNSSPRVPRVPRMRHAGSLPQLTGPNATSVLMKRTSSGGKDQGMASRRRTKDFSGDGSHAPLEAVNEVKKLERKPTSQDNRRHNSSYSVDQLSRKEVDGALVKSVPSMKKTNANSSMSSSVDANGHNVSNRPSSRSAADDDRQMVSRQTNRTLPGLIAEIMSEGKRMTYEELCNAVLPHWPHLRKHNGERYAYSSHSQAVLDCLRNRSEWARLVDRGPKTSVSRKRGKLDTDSLSMESEDNEDQMVKTSKDAGSKSFESHQEDFPKGKRKARKRRRLALQGRGVVRRRRRAGVVSDDESESFSYSSEDSMSSEEEIQGGGTSVVGSEVSASSDEGR; encoded by the exons ATGGATACGACAAATGGTGAAAAGAATGCCAACAAATCTGATAATGGTGCTCGGGTTTTATTCTCTTTGTTGAAGAAACACGACGGTACTTCGCCTGCCCCAGTGGTAGATTCTGTTAGCGTAAAAGGGGGGATTGTTGACAGGGGTGTGTGTCAGGAAACAGAGGCACCTAGACAGAAGAAGAAGTTAGCTGGTGACAAACCACATTCTGCCCCTGAGTTGAGCATAAAGAAGAAAAATTCGGTGACCGTTATATTGCATTCTGGAAAGCGCAAAAAAGAGGAACTGAGAACAAAGGAtcaaaatgtaaagaaaaaggTTAGGGCTACTGATAAAGAGGGTGATTTTAAAAAGCAGAATGTTCATGGCTCGAAAGCAG CTTCAACATTCTCAAGAGATGGAAAACATCTTGAGTTTTCTCAAGGCAGAAGCTGCAAGGCTGTCAGTGATGATCTTCAATGTGGCAAAGATCTTGGCGATCAACCATTGGATCGTCTTGGTGAATGTGCTACCAACTTAGCATCAAATGAGCATGGTCTAGAGGCCACCCCTAAAAATGATGTTTCAAGGGGTGAAATGTTACGGGTTGGCTATAAAGGGGCTCAAGTTCCTCTGGAATCAGAGAATGTCTCCAAGATGTGTAACGGTGTGGAATCTTTAACTGAAGTGAATGGTCCCAGGAGCTTAATTGTAAATGAAGAG AGATGTCAAGCTGGTACTGGAAGTGTAGGAACTGGCTCATCTGGAAAGGAGCCTGTTGTTGCACATGTTAGAATTGCTGCTGCAGATGCTAAAGAAAGTGAACACGGTCAAGATTTAGACATTGACGAGGCCAACTCACAGCCAATTAAGAAACTGAAAATTGAGTCAGATGCCGATGATCACAGGGACCAGTTGGTTGAGTCTCTACATTTGAATTACGTAAAATTAGATGCGGCCGCCGAAGCCTCAACTCAATCTCCTGGATTGTCTGTTAATGTTGTTACCGGGGAAGGAAAAGTGGTTGGGATGTCTACTGTAAACACAGAAGCAACTGAAGCTAAGGTCCTTGAAGCTAGCAGGAGCCATATCGTTGGCCGTTCTAAAACGAATAAACCTGATGGCTCAGCTGAAGGTACCCTTCATCCCAAGAGAGAACATTCAGGATCAGAAGGTTCTATTGGAGCAAGAAAAAGGTCATCAGGGCTTAAACCGAGCTCGGAAGTGGCTGATGAATTACTCAAATCAAATGGCACATCGAGAAGTCATTCAACAGCTTCATATCAGCGTAAAGCAGGAGTTTCTGTATTGAGATCCACTTCTTCCGGTATCGTGTCCAAATCATCTGAAAATTACATGGCCTTAACTGCTCAAAATTCCTCTGTTCATATCAGACATGAGTTGTCTGATAGCAGTCAGGGAACTATGAAAGACAATGCTTCAGCTGATAAAGTTGAGCATGTAGAAAAATGTGGGAGGCCAAAGAAATTACTTAAAGAACCTTCAAGATCAGGCCCTCTGGCAAAAATATCAGAGACCAAGAAAATGTCCAACTCATTTGATTCAAAAAAGGCATCAGATTTGAAGGATCACAGTCTTCATTCTTCTTCTAAAGTACCATTGGGCTCAAATGTTGCATCCAGTCATGTTGCTGGTGAGTGTGCTAGTCTGCCATCAGTGGAGGGTGCATCCAATAAAGCGGTAGCTTCAGCTGTTTCTGGAAAAGGTGAAAAGTCTTATCAGACAGGTTGTAACCCGCCATCTAAAGGACATGTAATTTCAATGACCTCTTCAGCATCATCAAATATTCCCGCTACCTTGAGTGATGAAGAG CTTGCTTTACTTTTACATCAAGAACTGAATAGTTCTCCAAGAGTTCCTCGGGTGCCACGCATGCGTCATGCTGGAAGTTTACCTCAGTTAACAGGTCCAAATGCTACTAGTGTACTGATGAAGAGAACTTCTAGTGGTGGAAAAGATCAGGGCATG GCTTCTAGGAGGAGGACCAAGGACTTTTCTGGAGATGGATCGCACGCTCCTCTGGAAGCTGTCAACGAAGTTAAAAAGTTGGAGAGAAAACCTACTTCGCAGGATAACAGGAGGCATAATTCCAGTTACAGTGTAGATCAGCTTTCAAGAAAAGAAGTAGATGGTGCTCTAGTGAAAAGTGTGCCATCAATGAAGAAGACAAACGCGAACAGCTCCATGTCATCATCAGTGGATGCTAATGGCCACAATGTATCTAATCGCCCATCATCAAGGAGTGCTGCTGATGATGATCGGCAGATGGTTAGTCGTCAGACAAATCGTACTTTGCCTG GTTTGATTGCTGAGATTATGAGTGAAGGAAAACGCATGACTTACGAAGAACTGTGTAATGCTGTTCTGCCG CATTGGCCTCACCTAAGGAAACATAATGGAGAGCGCTATGCATATTCAAGCCACTCACAGGCCGTACTTGATTGTTTGAGGAACCGAAGTGAATGGGCTCGTCTAGTTGACCGTGGGCCAAAG ACTAGTGTGAGTAGAAAGCGAGGCAAACTTGATACTGATTCCCTGAGCATGGAGTCCGAGGATAATGAAGATCAGATGGTAAAAACTTCAAAAGATGCTGGGAGTAAGAGTTTTGAATCTCACCAAGAAGACTTTCCCAAAGGAAAGCGGAAAGCCAGAAAACGCAGGCGACTTGCTTTGCAGGGAAGAGGTGTTGTCAGGAGGCGGCGTAGAGCTGGTGTTGTTAGTGATGATGAAAGTGaatcattttcttattctaGTGAAGATAGTATGTCCAGCGAAGAAGAAATACAGGGTGGTGGGACATCTGTAGTTGGCAGCGAGGTCTCAGCTAGTTCGGATGAGGGGCGGTAA